A segment of the Candidatus Acetothermia bacterium genome:
GTCCGACGGCACGCGCGTCCTGGGCCTCGGGGATATCGGCCCGGAGGCGGCGCTCCCGGTAATGGAGGGCAAGGCCTTGCTCTTCAAGTACCTGGGCGGGGTGGACGCATTCCCGGTGACCATCGACACGAAAGACCCCGACGAGCTCATCCAGGCCGTGAAGTGGATCGCCCCCGCGTTCGGGGGGATCAACCTGGAGGATATCTCCTCCCCCAAGTGCTTCTATGTGCTAGATAGGCTTCGCAAGGAGCTTGAGATCCCGGTGTGGCACGACGACCAGCAGGGCACGGCGGCGATCACCCTCGCCGGAGCCCTCAACGCCCTCAAGGTGGTGGGCAACGACCCGAAGAAGGTGACCTACGCCGTGATCGGGTCCGGGGCGGCGAACATCGCCTTCGTGCGGGTGCTCCTCACCTACGGGGTCCCGCCGGGCAACGTGATCATGGTGGACTCAAAAGGCATCCTCCACCCCGGCCGCGAGGACCTGGAAGCGAAAAAGGACGAGAACCCGTACAAGTGGGACTACGCGAACAGGACCAACGCCGAGCGGAGGACCGGCGGGATCAAGGAGGCCCTGGAAGGGGTGGACGTGTGCGTGGCCGCCTCCAAGCCCGGCCCGGGGACCATCAAGCCCGAGTGGGTAGCCGGCATGGCCAAGGATGCCATCGTGTTCGCCTGCGCCAACCCGATCCCCGAGATCTGGCCGTGGGAGGCGAAGGAGGCGGGGGCGGGGATCATTGGCACCGGCCGGTCGGACTTCCCGAACCAGATCAACAATTCCCTCGGGTTCCCCGGGATCTTCCGCGGGACCCTGGACGTGTTCGCGCGCACGATCACCGACGAGATGGCCATCGCCGCGGCGGAGGCCATCGCGGCCACGGCGGAGGAGAAGGGCCTCTCCGAGGACTACATCGTCCCCACGATGATGGAGTGGGAGGTTTTTATCAACGAAGCAGTGGCCGTGGGCAAGAAGGCGATCGAGCAGGGAGTAGCCCGGCGGATCCTCAGCGAATCGGAGCTCGAGCGAGAAGCTACGCGGATGATCCGCTACGCCCGCGAGGAGACGGAGATCCTGATGAAGGCCGGCCACATCGCCCCTCCTCCGGCAGTCTGAGCCACCCCTGAGCCGGCAAATGGAGCGGGGCCAGCAGGAGCTGGCCCCGTTTTTTAGGCCCGGGCAAGAAGGGACCACGGCAGGGCCACGATCCTCTCCCCGAGGCGGATGACCTCCTCCCCACAGTAGAGAAGCACTCCAGCCCGGGCCTCCGGATACTCCTTTGCGAAGACTTCAAGCCCCTTGACATCGGAATAGTGCGCCCGGGGCCCCAACTTGGCCTCCACGCTTCACCGCCAAGAACAGCTCCGGTACCCGCTGGGCCTCGTCGATCACCACCTCCTGGGCCCCGGCCCACAGGGCCTCGGGCTCGCGCTCGGCCTGGGCCAACACATCGAGATCGTCCAGGGAGCGGTAGCGCCAGTTCCTCACCGGGTCGGAGTGGCGGAGGAGCGTGGTCTTCCCGGTCTGGCGGGCTCCGGTGAGTACCACCACCGGATGGGCGGCCACCGCCTCCGCCAGCCGCGGTTCCACCCACCGCCGTCTGTACAACAGTTCATGCAATGAACGATTATCGTTCATGCCTTGAACTATCTAGGACTTGTGCAGTTGGGACAAACCCGTAAAGCAGGATGAGCCAGATGGGTTCGGATAGCATCTCGAATGACCGCCGCCTTCGCCTCACCACTTTCGGGGTTGCCCAAGGTCGTAGCGTCGGGGTTTATCCCCGGCGCCCAATGCGGCGTCGCCCATAAAGGGCGACAACAACGTCGGCCATGGAGGCCGACGCTACACCCCAGGCCTGTAGCGTCGGGGTTTATCACCGATGTTGTTGTTGCGTAATATTTCGAAAGACGCGCTGGGGACAAAGGGTTAGAGCGCGGACGATAAGCGACAAGGG
Coding sequences within it:
- a CDS encoding NADP-dependent malic enzyme — encoded protein: MKEQKPNVEELLAKAGEPGRKAPPWHAFYRGKVGVTLKCAITGYDDFGIWYTPGVAQPCKEIAADPDKVFTYTNKGNFVAVVSDGTRVLGLGDIGPEAALPVMEGKALLFKYLGGVDAFPVTIDTKDPDELIQAVKWIAPAFGGINLEDISSPKCFYVLDRLRKELEIPVWHDDQQGTAAITLAGALNALKVVGNDPKKVTYAVIGSGAANIAFVRVLLTYGVPPGNVIMVDSKGILHPGREDLEAKKDENPYKWDYANRTNAERRTGGIKEALEGVDVCVAASKPGPGTIKPEWVAGMAKDAIVFACANPIPEIWPWEAKEAGAGIIGTGRSDFPNQINNSLGFPGIFRGTLDVFARTITDEMAIAAAEAIAATAEEKGLSEDYIVPTMMEWEVFINEAVAVGKKAIEQGVARRILSESELEREATRMIRYAREETEILMKAGHIAPPPAV
- a CDS encoding AAA family ATPase, translating into MHELLYRRRWVEPRLAEAVAAHPVVVLTGARQTGKTTLLRHSDPVRNWRYRSLDDLDVLAQAEREPEALWAGAQEVVIDEAQRVPELFLAVKRGGQVGAPGALFRCQGA